In Strigops habroptila isolate Jane chromosome 14, bStrHab1.2.pri, whole genome shotgun sequence, one genomic interval encodes:
- the SLC16A3 gene encoding monocarboxylate transporter 4, with translation MGAVVADDGPSGVKAPDGGWGWAVLFGCFIITGFSYAFPKAVSVFFKELIREFGIGYSDTAWISSILLAMLYGTGPLCSVCVNRFGCRPVMLVGGLFASLGMVTASFCTSIIQIYLTAGVITGLGLALNFQPSLIMLNRYFDKRRPLANGLSAAGSPVFLCALSPLGQILQHEYGWRGGFLVLGGMLLNCCVCGALMRPLEPPKKPEATKDPAEKKAKKKLLDFSVFKDGGFVIYTLAASIMVLGLFVPPVFVVSYAKDLGYQDTKAAFLLTILGFIDIFARPICGMVAGLKWVRPRCVYLFSFAMIFNGFTDLMGSMSVDYAGLVVFCIFFGISYGMVGALQFEVLMAIVGTQKFSSAIGLVLLAEAMAVLIGPPSAGKLLDATGRYMFVFIIAGIEVTTSALVLALGNFFCIKKKTEEPHTKEEAAEREELNKSEDKTPEDAKVDSIEVEQFLKDEPEKNGEVVTNPETCV, from the exons ATGGGAGCTGTAGTAGCTGATGATGGTCCATCTGGTGTTAAAGCCCCTGatggaggctggggctgggctgtcCTTTTTGGCTGTTTTATCATCACAGGATTCTCCTATGCCTTTCCTAAGGCAGTTAGTGTCTTCTTCAAAGAACTTATCCGGGAATTTGGCATCGGATATAGTGACACCGCATGGATTTCCTCTATTCTGTTGGCCATGCTTTATGGAACAG GTCCTCTCTGTAGTGTATGTGTCAACCGCTTTGGCTGTCGCCCTGTCATGCTGGTGGGTGGCCTTTTTGCCTCACTGGGGATGGTGACAGCCTCCTTCTGCACAAGTATCATTCAGATCTATCTAACTGCAGGTGTGATTACTG GTTTGGGACTGGCACTAAACTTTCAGCCTTCACTCATCATGTTAAACCGTTACTTTGACAAACGCCGTCCCTTAGCCAACGGGCTATCTGCTGCGGGGAGTCCAGTGTTTCTTTGTGCTCTCTCACCATTGGGGCAGATACTACAACACGAGTATGGTTGGAGAGGAGGATTCCTTGTACTGGGTGGGATGCTGCTCAACTGCTGTGTTTGTGGTGCATTAATGAGACCTTTGGAGCCACCAAAAAAGCCTGAAGCTACCAAAGACCCAGCTGAGAAGAAAGCGAAGAAAAAACTTCtggatttcagtgtttttaaagatgGTGGTTTTGTAATCTACACGCTAGCAGCATCTATCATGGTGCTTGGCCTCTTTGTTCCCCCAGTTTTTGTTGTGAGTTATGCCAAGGATTTAGGATATCAAGACaccaaagcagcttttcttctgactATTCTGGGATTCATTGATATCTTTGCTCGGCCTATTTGTGGAATGGTAGCTGGTCTTAAATGGGTTAGACCACGCTGTGTCTACCTCTTCAGTTTCGCTATGATTTTTAATGGCTTTACAGATCTCATGGGTTCTATGTCTGTTGACTATGCTGGCCTGGtggtgttttgtattttctttggcaTTTCTTATGGAATGGTAGGTGCTCTTCAGTTTGAAGTTCTCATGGCTATTGTGGGTACCCAGAAGTTTTCCAGTGCTATTGGCTTAGTGCTCCTGGCAGAAGCTATGGCTGTTCTAATTGGTCCACCATCAGCAG gaaaactCCTGGATGCAACAGGGAGGtacatgtttgtttttattattgctgGAATTGAAGTTACCACCTCAGCACTTGTATTGGCCTTGGgaaatttcttctgcattaagaaaaaaacgGAAGAACCACACACaaaagaagaagcagcagaaagagaggaattaaacaaaTCTGAAGACAAAACTCCTGAAGATGCCAAGGTGGACTCTATTGAAGTGGAACAGTTTCTGAAAGATGAGCCTGAAAAAAATGGTGAAGTTGTAACTAACCCAGAAACATGTGTGTGA